ACAGCCTTTTGGTGGTATTAAAAAATCAGCCATTGGTTTTGGTAGAAAGGTTGGAATTTATAATTACATCACCCAATTTTTAGATATAGAGCAAAGTCAAGCTGATCAAAATGTTTTAGACAATGAATTAGTATCAAATTTAAATGCTTTAAGCTTGGATTTAAATGAAAAAGATAAAGCCGATTTTGAAGTCATTAAAGCTATGGCAAGAAGCTATACTTATCATGCAAAACATGAATTTGCAGGTGCGAAAGATTATGTTAATATAAGAGGTGAGGATAATCTTTTCTCTTATACAAAGGTTAAAAATATCGCTTATAGAGTACATAAAGATGATAGCTTAAAAGATATTTTAGGAGTTATTTTAGCAGCTAGTGTGCTAAATATTGATCTTATTTTAAGTTACGATGAGCATGAAAAAATAGATCTTGTGCAAAAGATTAATCAAAAAATTAGTTCAAAAACTTTATTCCTTAAAGAAAGTAAAGAAAATTTCATTAGCAAACTAGCTGATTATGAAAGAATTCGTTATTTTGCTCCATTAGATGTTAATGATGAAATTTTCATAAAAGCAGCAAGTTGTGCAAAAATCATCGCTAATGCTAAGCCTTTAATGAATGGACGTTTTGAGTTGCTTTTATATCACAATGAAAAAGCTTTAAGTATATCTTTCCATCGTTATGGAAATCTAGGCATTCGTGCTTTAAAATAATACAAACAAGGAGATAAAATGGAGGTTGTTCAAATTAATACTCAAATTGCGATAATGTTTGTCGCATATTCAGCATTAATGCTTTTTATCGGATTTTATTTTTATAAACAAAATAAAAATTCAGAGGACTATTTTTTAGGCGGTCGTTCTATGGGGCCTGTAGTTTCTGCACTTAGTGCAGGAGCTTCTGATATGAGCGGATGGCTTTTGATGGGTTTACCAGGAGCTTTATATGTCAGTGGTTTAGCTGAAAGTTATATTGCAATAGGTCTTAGTATAGGAGCGTTTTTAAACTGGGCTTTTGTAGCAAAAAGACTTAGAATTTATACTAGCGTGATTGCAAATTCTATTACCATTCCAGATTATTTTGAAACAAGGTTTGATGACGATAAGCATATATTAAGAGTGGTTTGTGCTATTGTTATTTTGATTTTCTTTACTTTTTATGTTTCTTCAGGACTTGTAGGTGGAGCAAAACTTTTTGAAGCAACTTTTGGAATTCAATATGATTATGCTTTAACCACAGGAACTGTGATTATAGTTGCTTATACATTTTTGGGCGGATACAAGGCAGTTTGTTGGACGGATTTGATTCAAGGTTTATTGATGATGAGTGCTTTGATTATCGTGCCTATAGTGATGGTTTATCATTTAGGTGGTTTTAGTGAAGCTGTTAATATAGTCAAAGAAATCAAGCCAAATACTTTTTCTATGGGAGAAGGACTAAGCTTTTTAGGTATAGTTTCAGCACTTTCATGGGGGCTTGGGTATTTTGGTCAGCCACATATTTTAGTGCGCTTTATGTCTATACGCTCAACCAAAGACATCCCTACTGCTACTTTTGTAGGAATTTCTTGGATGGTTATATCTTTAATTGGCGCTTGTTTGATAGGTGTTTTAGGCATAGCTTATGTGAGTAAATTTGAACTTAGTTTGCAAGATCCTGAAAAGATTTTTATCGTAATGTCACAATTACTTTTTAATCCTTGGATAGCAGGTATTTTATTAAGCGCTATTTTAGCAGCTATTATGAGTACAGCAAGTTCACAATTGCTTGTTTCAAGTTCGACTATAGCAGAAGATTTTTATAAAAGAATTTTCAATAAAGAAGCATCTAATAAAATGGTAATGACTTTAGGTAGATTTGGTGTTTTAGCAGTGGCTGTGATAGCTTTTGTTATTTCTACTGATAAAAACTCAAGCGTATTAAGCATAGTAGCTTATGCTTGGGCAGGGTTTGGAGCAAGTTTTGGTTCTGTAATGCTCTTTTCATTATTTTGGTCAAAAATGACTAGATATGCTGCTATTGCAGGTATGATTACTGGTGCAGTTGTAGTTGTAGTATATAAAAATTTCTTAGCTGAGTGGCTTAATTTTCCTATTTATGAAATCATTCCAGGATTTTTAGCTGCATCTATTGTGATTGTTTTAGTGAGCTTGGTAACCAAAGTTCGCCCAGGAACTAAAGCAGCTTATGAAACAATGTTAAAACATCTTTAGATTGGATAAACTAATCTTTTTTAGATTAGTTTATCTATGATATCATTTGCTGTATTTTCTACAAAAAATTTAAGCTCTATATCTTGAATCCATGGTGTAAAAATTTTTAAAAGTTTTTCAAAAATAATATTGAATGAGTTTTCAATATCAAAATTATCATTAAATATTGTTTGTGAAAAAGACAACAGTTTTTCGTTTTGTAAATGTTGTTCAATTTCTTGCGGAAATATTATTTTCTTATAAAAATTGTTTAAAAACATTTTTATAGAGAAACATTCTATTATATTGTGTATATTATAATCGTATGATTGTGTGTTTATATTTATTAAATCAATCATTTTTCAAATGTTCTTTTAGTTGATTATTTATGCATTTTTTTTGTATATATGTAAAGCTGTTAATATAATACTTAGATACCAAATTGCTAATATTGTTTGATTCACCATGATTTAATTTTTGTTTTAATTAAAAATATTAAGATATAATATCTTTTGGAAGGTTAGCTTATCTGGTGATGGCCACTGACTTCAAATCAGATGAAAGGGTAGTTGACTACTTTTTGGGGAGTTCGATTCTCTCACCTTCTCGCCAAATTTAAGTCAAAATGGAGTTTTCATGAGTAAAGCAGATATTGTCGTTGGTATCCAATGGGGTGATGAGGGTAAAGGTAAGATAGTTGATAAACTATGCGAAAATTATGATTATGTTTGCAGGAGTGCAGGCGGACATAATGCAGGTCACACTATATGGGTTGATGGTATAAGATATGCTTTACATTTAATGCCATCAGGTGTTTTAAATAAACAATGTATTAATGTTATAGGAAATGGTGTTGTAGTTAATCCTGATGTATTAATTAGCGAAATGGCTCAATTTGAAAATTTAGAAGGAAGATTATTTATAAGTGATAGAGCTCATTTAAATTTAAATCATCATGCTTTGATTGATCAAGCAAGAGAAAGACTTAAAGGCGATAAAGCTATAGGAACAACAGGCAAAGGCATAGGACCAAGCTATGAAGATAAAATAAGCCGCAATGGACATAGAGTAGGGGAATTGCTGGAGTCTGAAAAACTTTGCGAAAATTTAATGAAAGACTTTGAGCTTAAAAAAACTTATTTTGATGTTTTAGGTATTGCAATGCCTAGTTATGATGAAATTTTAAAAGATTTAAAACGCTTTAAAGAAGTTTTAGCACCATATATTACAGATACCACAAGAATGCTTTGGAAGGCTTTGGATGAGGATAAAAAAGTATTGCTAGAAGGTGCACAAGGATCAATGCTTGATATTGACCATGGAACTTATCCTTATGTTACTAGCTCAACGACTATTTCAGCTGGAGCTTTAAGTGGTTTGGGTTTAAATCCAAAAGAAATTGGAAAAGTTATAGGTATAGTAAAAGCTTATACAACAAGAGTGGGAAATGGAGCTTTTCCAAGTGAAGATTTAGGTGAAGATGGTGAAAAAATAGGACTTATTGGTAAAGAAATCGGTGTAAGTACAGGTAGAAAAAGAAGATGCGGTTGGTTTGATGCGGTTGCGGTAAGATACACTGCAAGATTAAATGGCTTAGATACTTTATCATTAATGAAACTTGATGTATTAGATGGTTTTGAAAGTGTTAAAATTTGTAAAGCTTATGAGTATAAGGGGCAAGAAATAGACTATGTGCCTTGTGATTTAGAAAATGCTAAACCTATTTATGAAGTAATGGAAGGTTGGGACAAAGTTGCAGGGATTAGAGATTATGATTTGTTACCTGAAAATGCTAAAAAATATATTAAACGTTTAGAAGAATTAAGTGGTGTTAAAGTAGGTTATATCTCTACAAGCCCTGAAAGAGAAGATACTATCATTTTATGAAAAGCAAATATTCTTCTGTAATTAAGCTTAGAAAACAACAGCTTGATAAAGCAGAAGCAAACTTAACTAAAACAAGACAAAAGCTTTTACAGTGTGAAGAAGAGTTTAAGGAAGCCTCAAAAACTTGTGAAAGCTTAACTTTAGCCGATAAGGGCTCGATAGCTTTGTTAAGATCGTCTTTAAAATTGCAGGAAATTGCAAGAGAAGGTAAGCAAAGGGTTAAACAAAAATTGGATTTAACCAAAAAAGAATTAGCGCATCATCAGTATTTGTATAAAAAAGCTCATTTGGAATTTGAAAAAATCAAAGTTTTAGAAAATGAAGAATTAAAAAAAATCCAAAAAGCTTTACAAAAAGAAGAAGAAAAATTTATAGATGAACTTGCTATAACAAGGCATTTTAATAAGGATAAATGATGAAAAAAATGATATTTTTATTAGTTTTTTTAAATTTTGTAAATGCGCAACAAAATTGTGAGCAATATTTTGAAGCAAGAAAAGAGCAAATGCAAGAGCAAATTAGAGAATATGATGAGGCAAGACAAAGTTTAGAGGCATATAGAGCATCTTTTGAAGCTTTACAAAAAGAAAAAATGCAAGCTTTGGTGCAAAAAGAAGCTGATATTAATGCAAGTTTAGAACAAATCAAAAGTTTAAAAGAACAAAATGAACGTATATTGAAAGCAACTAGAGAAAATCTCCAAGCAATTAATGATAAAACCATGGGGCGTATTACAGAAATCTATGCAAAAATGAAAGATGTGGCTGTTGCAGGCATATTAAGTGAAATGGAACCTGATGAAGCTTCAAAAATTCTACTTTCGCTTGATCCTAGAAAAATTTCATCTATTATGGCAAAAATGGAACCTAAGAAAGCTTCAGATTTAACACTACTTTTAAAAAATTTAGATCAAAATGCAAGTTCGCAGTAAGCTTTAAGCAGTTTTTACCTTTTTTTTAGTATTATTTCAATAAAAATAAAAAGGTGGATAAATGCGTATCAAACCAGCTCACATACCTTATATAGCAAATAAAATAATACTTGATTTAATGCATTCTTCTTTTGTTAAAATTAAAGATGATAGTCAAAAACTTTTAAAAATAGCAAAAGAGATTATAGAAATAGATGTTTTAAACGAGCGTAAGCTTGATGAAAAAGCAAAAGAGCTTTTAGAAAGCCAAGAAGATGAAATTGAGTTTATGCAAATAGATAGAAAAAGTATGTTTTGGATGATTAAGAAAAAATTGGCAAATGAGTTTAAATTTATGCTCGATAGTGAAGATAGATATAATAACCTTTCTCATAAAATTTTAGAAAATTTAGTAGAAGAGGATTTGATAAATTATAATGTATCAGAAAATCGTGTGAAAAATCTCATTTTCTCAAGTATTATGTCTTATTTAAGGGAGTATGAAAAATTAGAAGATTTGGTTTATGAAAAAATTTCAAATTATAAAAGAAAGCTTATCCCAGGTTCTGAAGAATATGAATTGGTATTTGAAAAGCTTTACCAAGAAGAGCTTAGAAAAAAGGGCCTTTTATGAAAGCATATATTTATATAGAAAATGATGTTTTTTTAAGTGCAAAGGCTTTTGGACAAAGTGGAACTTTTTTTGGTGAGCTTGTTTTTAATACTTCTTTAACGGGCTACCAAGAGATTATTTCTGATCCTTCATATGCGGGTCAATTTGTGGTTTTTTCAATGCCAGAAATTGGTATAGTTGGTGTTAATGATGAAGATAATGAAAGCAAAGAGGTTTTTGCTAGCGGTATGATCATAAGAGAATTAAATGAAGATTATTCTAATTTTAGAGCCAATCATTCTTTAAGTGCTTATTTGAAAAACCATGGCAAAATAGGACTTTGTGAAATTGATACAAGATTTTTGGTTAAAATGATTAGAGATCAAGGAAATTTAAGAGCTGTAATATCTACTGAAATTAAAGACAAAGAAGAGCTTAAGAAAATACTTCTTTCTAGTGCTAAAATTGATGAGGTAAATTATGTAGCACAAGTTAGCACTAAAAGCTCTTATAAGCATAGTAAAGGTGCTTGGGATCATAGTAAAAAAGCTTACGAGAACGTAAAAGCAAGTGGTAAAAAAGTAGCTGTGATTGATTATGGTGTAAAAGAAAATATTTTAAATGAACTTGTGAGTGTAGGACTTGAAGTAGAAGTTTATCCTTATAATACCAAGGCAAAAGATTTGATTGATTTATACCAAAAAGGTGTAATTCACGGGGTATTTTTATCCAATGGACCAGGTGAGCCAAAAATTTTAAAAGATGAAATTGCAGAGATTAAAAAATTAGCAGAAGCAAAAATTCCTATGCTAGGTATTTGTTTAGGACATCAACTTTTAAGTAATGCATTTGGTTATGAAACTTATAAGATGAAATTTGGTCAGCATGGAGCAAATCACCCAGTAATCAACCTTACAAATAATACAATAGAAATTACAGCACAAAATCACAACTACAATGTTCCTGAAGAAATAGCAGAGGTTGCAACTATTACTCATAGAAATTTATTTGGTGATAATGTAGAAGGGGTAAAATACAAAAATTATCCTATCATTTCAGTGCAACATCACCCAGAAAGCTCCTCAGGACCACATGAGAGCAAATACATCTTTAAAGAATTTTTAGAGCTTTTGTGAATTTAGATTTCATTGCTTTAGCGAGTATAGCTTTTCTTTCTAGCTTTGGACATTGTTATGGAATGTGCGGAGGTTTTGTTTTAGCTTATACTCAGCTTTCAAAGCAAATCAAACTTCCTTTTTCTCTTTTGATTTTCTCTTATCATTTATCTAGAATTTTTGCCTATGTTTGTTTGGGCGTATTTTTTGGATTTTTTGGAAATTTATTTTCTTTTAGCGAATTTGTAAAAGGTATAATGCTTTTTGCTATTGGGATTTTTATGGTGGTTTTAGCTTTTGCTTTAATTTTTAAAGGAAAATTGTTAGCTGTTTTTGAAAGCTCTTTAATTTTTGACTGTATCATTAAAAAAAACATTTCAAGATTAATTCAAAATAAGTCTTTAAAAAGTACTATTTTTTTAGGCTTTTTAAATGGTTTTGTACCCTGTGGCTTGGTATATTTTTATATAGCTTTTGGAATGAGCGTGCAAAATGTATACTTAGCAGCGTTAATTATGCTTGTTTTTGGACTTTCAACACTGCCTGCTTTGGTATTTTTTGCTTATTTTTCTAAAACACTGAGCGAAAAATTTCAAAAAACAGCTAGTTTGATTTCTTATATTTTAATATTTTTTTATGGTTTGTATTTTTCTTATATAGGTTTTTCTTTGACTCGATAAAATTTATTATTTGCTTATAATTCTTAATAGATGATTAATCATTGTGATTTTAAGCTAAAAAAGATGATAATTATCATATAATACAGTGATTGCATATTGCAGAAAAAAACTTAAGGAGAGGAAATGCACCCAGGAAATGCATTAAACTATGACTATACGGTTGCTAAATATTTTATGTTTGCTACCTTATTGTTTGGTGTTATTGGTATGGCTATTGGAACGCTTATTGCCTTTCAAATGGCTTATCCGGATTTAAACTATTTAGCTGGTGAATATGGCACTTTTTCAAGACTTAGACCATTGCACACTTCAGGTGTAATTTTTGGTTTTATGCTCTCAGGAATTTGGGCTACTTGGTATTATATTGGTCAGCGTGTGCTAAAAGTTAGTATGGCAGAATCAAGCTTTTTAATGTTTATTGGTAAATTACATTTTTGGCTTTATATGATCACTATGATTATAGCTGTGATAACTTTATTTGCAGGTATTAGTACTTCAAAAGAATACGCAGAGCTTGAATGGCCACTTGATATATTGGTAGTTTTAGTTTGGGTTTTATGGGGTGTAAGTATTTTTGGGCTTATTGGAATTCGCCGTGAAAAAACTTTATACGTTTCACTTTGGTATTACATAGCTACCTTCTTAGGTATAGCAATGCTTTATTTGTTTAATAATATGGCAGTTCCAACTTATTTTGTAAGTGGAATGGGTGATTGGTGGCATAGTGTTTCTATGTATGCAGGAACTAATGATGCGTTAGTTCAATGGTGGTATGGACACAATGCTGTTGCATTTGTATTTACTGTTGGTATTATTGCTCAAATTTATTATTTCTTACCAAAAGAAAGTGGTCAGCCAATTTTCTCATATAAGTTATCTTTATTTGCGTTTTGGGGCTTAATGTTTGTTTATCTATGGGCAGGTGGACACCACTTGATTTATTCTACTGTGCCTGATTGGATGCAAACTATGGGTTCGGTTTTTTCAATTGTACTTATTTTACCTTCTTGGGGTTCAGCAATTAATATCTTACTTACTATGAAAGGTGAGTGGAGTCAATTAAGAGAAAGTCCGTTGATTAAATTTATGATTTTAGCTTCAACTTTCTATATGTTCTCAACTTTAGAAGGTCCTATTCTTTCTATTAAATCAGTTAATGCATTAGCACACTTTACAGATTGGATTCCAGGACATGTTCATGATGGTACTTTAGGTTGGGTTGGCTTTATGACTATGGCCGCACTTTATCATATGGTGCCTAGAATGTTTAAAAGAGAACTATATAGCAAATCATTAATGGAAGCTCAATTTTGGATTCAAACTACAGGTATAGTATTGTACTTTAGTTCTATGTGGATAGCAGGTATTACTCAAGGTATGATGTGGAGAGCTACTGATGAGTATGGTAACTTACTTTATACTTTCATTGATACTGTTGAAGCTATTGTTCCTTATTATTGGATTAGAGCTGTGGGTGGCTTGTTATACTTAGTAGGATTTTTCATGTTTGTTTATAATATTTATAAATCAATTTCAGTGGGTAGAGTGCTTGATAAAGAGCCAAAAAGTGCTTCACCTATGGCAGCATAAGGAGGAAAAATATGTTTAGTTGGTTAGAAAAAAATCCATTCTTTTTTGCTGTGGCAGTATTTATAGTGATTGCATATGCAGGTATTGTAGAAGTTTTACCTGATTTTGCTCAGAATGCAAGACCAATTGAAGGTAAAAAACCTTATACAGTTTTACAACTTGCAGGACGTCATGCTTATATTAAAGAAAGTTGTAATGCATGTCATTCACAACTTATTCGTCCTTTTAAATCAGAAACAGATCGTTATGGTATGTATTCAGTTAGTGGTGAATATGCTTATGATAGACCATTTTTATGGGGTTCAAAAAGAACAGGACCTGATTTATTGCGTATAGGTAATTTTAGAACAACAGATTGGCATGAAAATCACATGTGGGATCCAGTTTCAGTTGTTCCTGGTTCTATTATGCCAGCTTATAAACATATGTTTAGCAATAATGCAAATATAGAAACAGCTTATGCAGAAGCACTAACTGTAAAAAAAGTTTTCAATGTACCTTATGATACTGAAAATGGTACAAAACTAGGTACTTGGGAAGAAGCTCAAGCAGAAGTTAAAGCAGAAGCTCAAGCTATAGTAGATCAAATGAAAAATCAAGATGTTAAAGATGCGTTTGCTAGAGGTGAAATTAGAGAGATTGTAGCTTTGATTGCGTATCTTAACAGCTTAAAATAGGAAAAACTATGGATTTAGAACTAATAAGAGAGCTACAAGCTTATGGTTTTTTTGCTCTTGTAGTATTTTTAGTGGTAGTTTTGTATTCTTATTGGTTTCATTTGTATAGATCTGAAAAAACAGGTAGAAGAAACTATGAAAAATATGCTGATTTGG
This genomic stretch from Campylobacter lari subsp. concheus harbors:
- the putP gene encoding sodium/proline symporter PutP, translated to MEVVQINTQIAIMFVAYSALMLFIGFYFYKQNKNSEDYFLGGRSMGPVVSALSAGASDMSGWLLMGLPGALYVSGLAESYIAIGLSIGAFLNWAFVAKRLRIYTSVIANSITIPDYFETRFDDDKHILRVVCAIVILIFFTFYVSSGLVGGAKLFEATFGIQYDYALTTGTVIIVAYTFLGGYKAVCWTDLIQGLLMMSALIIVPIVMVYHLGGFSEAVNIVKEIKPNTFSMGEGLSFLGIVSALSWGLGYFGQPHILVRFMSIRSTKDIPTATFVGISWMVISLIGACLIGVLGIAYVSKFELSLQDPEKIFIVMSQLLFNPWIAGILLSAILAAIMSTASSQLLVSSSTIAEDFYKRIFNKEASNKMVMTLGRFGVLAVAVIAFVISTDKNSSVLSIVAYAWAGFGASFGSVMLFSLFWSKMTRYAAIAGMITGAVVVVVYKNFLAEWLNFPIYEIIPGFLAASIVIVLVSLVTKVRPGTKAAYETMLKHL
- a CDS encoding cytochrome c oxidase, cbb3-type, CcoQ subunit; this translates as MDLELIRELQAYGFFALVVFLVVVLYSYWFHLYRSEKTGRRNYEKYADLALHDEISDRVLEQNKRSA
- the ccoO gene encoding cytochrome-c oxidase, cbb3-type subunit II gives rise to the protein MFSWLEKNPFFFAVAVFIVIAYAGIVEVLPDFAQNARPIEGKKPYTVLQLAGRHAYIKESCNACHSQLIRPFKSETDRYGMYSVSGEYAYDRPFLWGSKRTGPDLLRIGNFRTTDWHENHMWDPVSVVPGSIMPAYKHMFSNNANIETAYAEALTVKKVFNVPYDTENGTKLGTWEEAQAEVKAEAQAIVDQMKNQDVKDAFARGEIREIVALIAYLNSLK
- a CDS encoding DUF507 family protein; the encoded protein is MRIKPAHIPYIANKIILDLMHSSFVKIKDDSQKLLKIAKEIIEIDVLNERKLDEKAKELLESQEDEIEFMQIDRKSMFWMIKKKLANEFKFMLDSEDRYNNLSHKILENLVEEDLINYNVSENRVKNLIFSSIMSYLREYEKLEDLVYEKISNYKRKLIPGSEEYELVFEKLYQEELRKKGLL
- a CDS encoding MotE family protein, which translates into the protein MMKKMIFLLVFLNFVNAQQNCEQYFEARKEQMQEQIREYDEARQSLEAYRASFEALQKEKMQALVQKEADINASLEQIKSLKEQNERILKATRENLQAINDKTMGRITEIYAKMKDVAVAGILSEMEPDEASKILLSLDPRKISSIMAKMEPKKASDLTLLLKNLDQNASSQ
- a CDS encoding sulfite exporter TauE/SafE family protein — its product is MNLDFIALASIAFLSSFGHCYGMCGGFVLAYTQLSKQIKLPFSLLIFSYHLSRIFAYVCLGVFFGFFGNLFSFSEFVKGIMLFAIGIFMVVLAFALIFKGKLLAVFESSLIFDCIIKKNISRLIQNKSLKSTIFLGFLNGFVPCGLVYFYIAFGMSVQNVYLAALIMLVFGLSTLPALVFFAYFSKTLSEKFQKTASLISYILIFFYGLYFSYIGFSLTR
- the carA gene encoding glutamine-hydrolyzing carbamoyl-phosphate synthase small subunit produces the protein MKAYIYIENDVFLSAKAFGQSGTFFGELVFNTSLTGYQEIISDPSYAGQFVVFSMPEIGIVGVNDEDNESKEVFASGMIIRELNEDYSNFRANHSLSAYLKNHGKIGLCEIDTRFLVKMIRDQGNLRAVISTEIKDKEELKKILLSSAKIDEVNYVAQVSTKSSYKHSKGAWDHSKKAYENVKASGKKVAVIDYGVKENILNELVSVGLEVEVYPYNTKAKDLIDLYQKGVIHGVFLSNGPGEPKILKDEIAEIKKLAEAKIPMLGICLGHQLLSNAFGYETYKMKFGQHGANHPVINLTNNTIEITAQNHNYNVPEEIAEVATITHRNLFGDNVEGVKYKNYPIISVQHHPESSSGPHESKYIFKEFLELL
- the ccoN gene encoding cytochrome-c oxidase, cbb3-type subunit I, which gives rise to MHPGNALNYDYTVAKYFMFATLLFGVIGMAIGTLIAFQMAYPDLNYLAGEYGTFSRLRPLHTSGVIFGFMLSGIWATWYYIGQRVLKVSMAESSFLMFIGKLHFWLYMITMIIAVITLFAGISTSKEYAELEWPLDILVVLVWVLWGVSIFGLIGIRREKTLYVSLWYYIATFLGIAMLYLFNNMAVPTYFVSGMGDWWHSVSMYAGTNDALVQWWYGHNAVAFVFTVGIIAQIYYFLPKESGQPIFSYKLSLFAFWGLMFVYLWAGGHHLIYSTVPDWMQTMGSVFSIVLILPSWGSAINILLTMKGEWSQLRESPLIKFMILASTFYMFSTLEGPILSIKSVNALAHFTDWIPGHVHDGTLGWVGFMTMAALYHMVPRMFKRELYSKSLMEAQFWIQTTGIVLYFSSMWIAGITQGMMWRATDEYGNLLYTFIDTVEAIVPYYWIRAVGGLLYLVGFFMFVYNIYKSISVGRVLDKEPKSASPMAA
- a CDS encoding flagellar FliJ family protein, with translation MKSKYSSVIKLRKQQLDKAEANLTKTRQKLLQCEEEFKEASKTCESLTLADKGSIALLRSSLKLQEIAREGKQRVKQKLDLTKKELAHHQYLYKKAHLEFEKIKVLENEELKKIQKALQKEEEKFIDELAITRHFNKDK
- a CDS encoding adenylosuccinate synthase; protein product: MSKADIVVGIQWGDEGKGKIVDKLCENYDYVCRSAGGHNAGHTIWVDGIRYALHLMPSGVLNKQCINVIGNGVVVNPDVLISEMAQFENLEGRLFISDRAHLNLNHHALIDQARERLKGDKAIGTTGKGIGPSYEDKISRNGHRVGELLESEKLCENLMKDFELKKTYFDVLGIAMPSYDEILKDLKRFKEVLAPYITDTTRMLWKALDEDKKVLLEGAQGSMLDIDHGTYPYVTSSTTISAGALSGLGLNPKEIGKVIGIVKAYTTRVGNGAFPSEDLGEDGEKIGLIGKEIGVSTGRKRRCGWFDAVAVRYTARLNGLDTLSLMKLDVLDGFESVKICKAYEYKGQEIDYVPCDLENAKPIYEVMEGWDKVAGIRDYDLLPENAKKYIKRLEELSGVKVGYISTSPEREDTIIL